A single region of the Hippoglossus hippoglossus isolate fHipHip1 chromosome 17, fHipHip1.pri, whole genome shotgun sequence genome encodes:
- the LOC117778167 gene encoding tctex1 domain-containing protein 1-A-like, with the protein MSELQKDKHQKREKKTVKIPSEASHGVKGKETTGKTKDAVDIESPSDEVGHHDEARTVVKMENTYQTGPYKRFPVGTVTDILKDVLTTYLQEERYEVEWSQKMTKTICEVTRAHVKDLMIPRYKVVVLVHIGQLTGQSMQISSRCLWDKSNDTFATYSIKNRSLFGMATVYGVYFD; encoded by the exons atgtctgagctgcagaaagataAACATCAGAAACGAGAGAAGAAGACGGTGAAGATTCCCTCAGAGGCAAGTCATGGAGTCAAAGGCAAGGAAACCACTGGCAAGACTAAGGA CGCCGTGGATATTGAGTCACCCAGCGATGAAGTAGGACACCATGACGAGGCTCGTACGGTGGTGAAAATGGAGAACACCTACCAGACGG GACCTTACAAACGCTTCCCTGTCGGTACTGTCACAGACATACTGAAGGACGTACTCACCACTTACCTCCAAGAAGAGAGATATGAAGTGGAGTGGTCccaaaaaatgacaaaaacaatatgtgag GTGACACGAGCCCATGTGAAGGATCTCATGATTCCCAGATATAAGGTGGTCGTCCTGGTCCACATCGGCCAGCTCACTGGGCAGAGCATGCAAATCAGCAGCCGCTGTCTGTGGGATAAATCCAACGACACCTTCGCCACCTACTCTATCAAGAACAGGTCTCTGTTTGGAATGGCAACTGTCTATGGTGTTTACTTTGACTGA
- the LOC117778166 gene encoding tctex1 domain-containing protein 1-A-like, protein MSELLKDKPQKREKKTVKVPSESSHGVRGKETTGRTKDSMSIVSSIDELGHHDEARTVVTMENTYQTGPYKRFPVGAVTDILKDVLTTYLQEERYEVEWSQKMTKTICEVTRARVKDLMIPRYKVVVLVHIGQLTGQSMQISSRCLWDKSNDTFATYSFKNISLFGMATVYAVYFE, encoded by the exons ATGTCTGAGCTGCTGAAAGACAAACCTCAGAAACGAGAGAAGAAGACGGTGAAGGTTCCCTCAGAGTCAAGTCATGGAGTCAGAGGCAAGGAAACCACTGGCAGGACTAAGGA CTCCATGAGTATTGTGTCATCCATTGATGAATTAGGACACCATGACGAGGCTCGTACGGTGGTGACAATGGAGAACACCTACCAGACGG GACCTTACAAACGCTTCCCTGTCGGTGCTGTCACAGACATACTGAAGGACGTACTCACCACTTACCTCCAAGAAGAGAGATATGAAGTGGAGTGGTCccaaaaaatgacaaaaacaatatgtgag GTGACACGAGCCCGTGTGAAGGATCTCATGATTCCCAGATATAAGGTGGTCGTCCTGGTCCACATCGGCCAGCTCACTGGGCAGAGCATGCAAATCAGCAGCCGCTGTCTGTGGGATAAATCCAATGACACCTTCGCCACCTACTCTTTCAAGAACATCTCTCTATTTGGAATGGCAACTGTCTATGCTGTTTACTTTGAATGA
- the LOC117778335 gene encoding relaxin-like, which translates to MSSLLLLAMLLSVSCAAQAQTKDDANTLRLCGRAFLRAVVYTCGGSRWRRLMGGDDTLPDGNRVPTFLKTTDVPAMMRHRRDESQALLTVCCQLGCRRSDLSMLC; encoded by the exons ATGAGTTCCTTACTCCTGCTGGCGATGCTGCTGTCGGTGTCCTGTGCAGCGCAGGCTCAGACAAAGGATGATGCGAACACACTGAGGCTGTGTGGTCGGGCCTTCCTGCGAGCAGTGGTGTACACGTGTGGAGGATCCAGGTGGAGAAGACTGATGGGAGGAGACGACACTTTGCCGGACG GCAACAGGGTGCCAACTTTCCTCAAGACGACAGATGTTCCAGCAATGATGCGTCATCGGCGTGACGAAAGCCAAGCGCTTTTAACAGTGTGCTGTCAACTAGGCTGTCGACGGAGTGACCTCTCTATGCTCTGCTAG
- the mier1b gene encoding mesoderm induction early response protein 1b isoform X1, which yields MAEPSLGNSSPGGSAGSDDHDFDPSADMLVHDFDDERTLEEEERLEASDETNANEIEDLAREGEMPIHELLSLYGYGGGSTADEDDEEEEEEPEEEEDDEEEDEEEDLDNDESSRSTGELKRNEGEGVRNSIGQGNEAQTTSEVRTRSVRSLGTAELMYFESNNDAEEESDEDEDYVPSEDWKKEIMVGSMYQAETPIGLCKYKDNEKVYENDDQLLWNPECLPEGKVVEFLTEASRRTGEEKGVDAIPEGSHIKDNEQALYELVKCDFDTEEALRRLKFNVKAAREELSVWTEEECRNFEQGLKAYGKDFHLIQANKVRTRSVGECVAFYYMWKKSERYDFFAQQTRLGKRKYNLHPGVTDYMDRLLDETESAASSRAASPPPTTSSSSASHSEKEDSSSQNGIATHNSNHPVDGAPLPPVHSVKPESTQSNGPSTPTVESPPVSDNNSNGCSQPSAPNHDRNGSLEPPLDHRDAAAVAHDRPAKRCRTEAEPLGQSEVEPSRTQED from the exons ATGGCGGAG CCCTCCCTCGGGAACTCGAGCCCAG GAGGTTCAGCAGGTTCCGATGACCACGATTTTGACCCATCAGCAGACATGCTTGTCCATGACTTTGATGATGAGCGCAccctggaggaagaggaaaggttGGAGGCATCAGATGAGACCAATGCAAACGAGATTGAAGATCTTGCACGG GAGGGAGAAATGCCCATTCATGAGCTGCTGAGTCTGTATGGCTATGGGGGTGGATCAACAgcagatgaggatgatgaagaggaggaagaggaacctgaggaagaagaggatgacgaggaggaggatgaggaagaagaccTTGACAATGACGAAAGCAGCAGAAGCACTGGCGAGTTGAAAAGAAATGAG GGTGAGGGTGTTAGGAACTCTATAGGACAGGGGAATGAGGCCCAGACAACCTCTGAGGTTCGCACACGCTCAGTCAGGTCCCTTGGCACAGCAGAACTTATGTATTTTGAAA GCAATAATGATGCAGAGGAGGAGtcagatgaagatgaggacTATGTTCCATCAGAAGACTGGAAGAAG GAGATTATGGTTGGCTCCATGTATCAGGCAGAAACCCCTATTGGcttgtgtaaatataaagacaaCGAAAAAG TTTATGAAAACGATGACCAGTTATTGTGGAACCCTGAGTGTCTTCCTGAAGGCAAAGTAGTGGAGTTCTTAACAGAGGCATCGAGGCGAactggagaggagaagggagtcGATGCGATCCCAGAGGGATCTCATATCAAAGATAATGAACAG GCGTTGTATGAACTGGTGAAATGTGACTTTGACACAGAAGAAGCTTTAAGAAGACTTAAGTTTAATGTAAAAGCAGCCAGAG AGGAGTTGTCTGTCTGGACTGAAGAGGAATGTAGAAACTTTGAACAAGGACTAAAAGCTTATGGGAAAGACTTTCATTTAATACAGGCCAATAAG GTGAGAACTAGGTCTGTaggagaatgtgtggcctttTATTACATGTGGAAGAAGTCTGAGCGTTATGATTTCTTTGCACAGCAAACCAGACTTGGGAAAAGGAAATACAACCTTCACCCTGGTGTCAc AGACTACATGGACAGATTACTGGATGAGACGGAGAGCGCAGCATCCAGCAGGGCGGCATCACcacctcccaccacctccagcagcagcgcCAGCCACTCGGAGAAGGAGGACAGCAGCAGTCAGAACG GTATTGCAACTCATAATTCAAACCACCCAGTGGATGGCGCTCCGTTGCCTCCAGTACATTCAGTCAAACCTGAGTCGACTCAGTCCAACGGCCCCTCCACTCCAACAGTGGAATCTCCTCCTGTCTCAGACAACAACTCCAACGGCTGCAGCCAACCCTCTGCACCCAACCACGACAGAAATGGTTCTCTAGAGCCGCCGCTCGACCACAGGGACGCAGCGGCAGTGGCACACGACCGGCCGGCCAAGAGATGCAGGACGGAGGCAGAGCCTTTGGGCCAAAGTGAGGTGGAACCATCCAGAACGCAGGAGGACTGA
- the mier1b gene encoding mesoderm induction early response protein 1b isoform X2 codes for MAEPSLGNSSPGGSAGSDDHDFDPSADMLVHDFDDERTLEEEERLEASDETNANEIEDLAREGEMPIHELLSLYGYGGGSTADEDDEEEEEEPEEEEDDEEEDEEEDLDNDESSRSTGELKRNEGEGVRNSIGQGNEAQTTSEVRTRSVRSLGTAELMYFESNNDAEEESDEDEDYVPSEDWKKEIMVGSMYQAETPIGLCKYKDNEKVYENDDQLLWNPECLPEGKVVEFLTEASRRTGEEKGVDAIPEGSHIKDNEQALYELVKCDFDTEEALRRLKFNVKAAREELSVWTEEECRNFEQGLKAYGKDFHLIQANKQTRLGKRKYNLHPGVTDYMDRLLDETESAASSRAASPPPTTSSSSASHSEKEDSSSQNGIATHNSNHPVDGAPLPPVHSVKPESTQSNGPSTPTVESPPVSDNNSNGCSQPSAPNHDRNGSLEPPLDHRDAAAVAHDRPAKRCRTEAEPLGQSEVEPSRTQED; via the exons ATGGCGGAG CCCTCCCTCGGGAACTCGAGCCCAG GAGGTTCAGCAGGTTCCGATGACCACGATTTTGACCCATCAGCAGACATGCTTGTCCATGACTTTGATGATGAGCGCAccctggaggaagaggaaaggttGGAGGCATCAGATGAGACCAATGCAAACGAGATTGAAGATCTTGCACGG GAGGGAGAAATGCCCATTCATGAGCTGCTGAGTCTGTATGGCTATGGGGGTGGATCAACAgcagatgaggatgatgaagaggaggaagaggaacctgaggaagaagaggatgacgaggaggaggatgaggaagaagaccTTGACAATGACGAAAGCAGCAGAAGCACTGGCGAGTTGAAAAGAAATGAG GGTGAGGGTGTTAGGAACTCTATAGGACAGGGGAATGAGGCCCAGACAACCTCTGAGGTTCGCACACGCTCAGTCAGGTCCCTTGGCACAGCAGAACTTATGTATTTTGAAA GCAATAATGATGCAGAGGAGGAGtcagatgaagatgaggacTATGTTCCATCAGAAGACTGGAAGAAG GAGATTATGGTTGGCTCCATGTATCAGGCAGAAACCCCTATTGGcttgtgtaaatataaagacaaCGAAAAAG TTTATGAAAACGATGACCAGTTATTGTGGAACCCTGAGTGTCTTCCTGAAGGCAAAGTAGTGGAGTTCTTAACAGAGGCATCGAGGCGAactggagaggagaagggagtcGATGCGATCCCAGAGGGATCTCATATCAAAGATAATGAACAG GCGTTGTATGAACTGGTGAAATGTGACTTTGACACAGAAGAAGCTTTAAGAAGACTTAAGTTTAATGTAAAAGCAGCCAGAG AGGAGTTGTCTGTCTGGACTGAAGAGGAATGTAGAAACTTTGAACAAGGACTAAAAGCTTATGGGAAAGACTTTCATTTAATACAGGCCAATAAG CAAACCAGACTTGGGAAAAGGAAATACAACCTTCACCCTGGTGTCAc AGACTACATGGACAGATTACTGGATGAGACGGAGAGCGCAGCATCCAGCAGGGCGGCATCACcacctcccaccacctccagcagcagcgcCAGCCACTCGGAGAAGGAGGACAGCAGCAGTCAGAACG GTATTGCAACTCATAATTCAAACCACCCAGTGGATGGCGCTCCGTTGCCTCCAGTACATTCAGTCAAACCTGAGTCGACTCAGTCCAACGGCCCCTCCACTCCAACAGTGGAATCTCCTCCTGTCTCAGACAACAACTCCAACGGCTGCAGCCAACCCTCTGCACCCAACCACGACAGAAATGGTTCTCTAGAGCCGCCGCTCGACCACAGGGACGCAGCGGCAGTGGCACACGACCGGCCGGCCAAGAGATGCAGGACGGAGGCAGAGCCTTTGGGCCAAAGTGAGGTGGAACCATCCAGAACGCAGGAGGACTGA